A genomic region of Zea mays cultivar B73 chromosome 6, Zm-B73-REFERENCE-NAM-5.0, whole genome shotgun sequence contains the following coding sequences:
- the LOC100277705 gene encoding uncharacterized protein LOC100277705, protein MVRALDRYSSGKDVAYSCGYCGFALNLSSSTRNTANIGSKYGKHIRKGVVSFFAIDESRFTQADEVSCTPYFRSSRSWGFFRNRTRLLCRKCGGHTGHAYEDEGPADDLDMSSRGSSTSPRKKYVIKISALRPSSDDSGALLSP, encoded by the exons ATGGTGAGGGCCCTCGACCGCTACTCCTCCGGCAAGGATGTCGCCTACAG CTGTGGATACTGCGGCTTCGCGTTGAACTTGAGCTCCTCCACGCGGAACACGGCCAACATTGGGTCCAAGTACGGCAAGCACATCAGGAAAGGCGTCGTCTCCTTCTTCGCGATCGACGAGAGCCGCTTCACGCAGGCCGACGAGGTGAGCTGCACGCCGTACTTCCGCTCCAGCCGTTCGTGGGGCTTCTTCAGGAACAGGACGCGGCTGCTCTGCCGGAAGTGCGGTGGCCACACTGGTCATGCCTACGAAGACGAGGGGCCAGCAGATGACCTGGACATGAGCTCCAGGGGAAGCAGCACGTCCCCTCGGAAGAAGTATGTTATCAAGATCAGTGCGCTGCGGCCGTCATCAGACGACTCTGGTGCTCTCCTCTCCCCGTGA